A genomic stretch from Burkholderia pyrrocinia includes:
- a CDS encoding ACT domain-containing protein yields MSQPENDLAILLRTMQPELHPGAFAFVSLPIDTDVSLSETIATFREAEGLTVVVDEEAAARRGWPVLFRAAWITLTVHSDLAAVGLTAAFARALGAAGISCNVMAAAYHDHIFVPFDDGPRALEALVALQRDAMRG; encoded by the coding sequence ATGAGCCAACCTGAGAACGACCTCGCGATCCTGCTGCGCACGATGCAACCCGAACTGCATCCGGGCGCGTTCGCGTTCGTCTCGCTGCCGATTGATACAGACGTATCGTTATCCGAAACGATTGCAACGTTCCGCGAAGCGGAAGGGCTGACGGTTGTGGTCGACGAAGAGGCGGCTGCGCGTCGCGGCTGGCCCGTGCTGTTCCGCGCCGCGTGGATCACGCTGACCGTTCATTCCGATCTCGCGGCAGTCGGCCTCACCGCGGCATTCGCGCGGGCGCTCGGCGCGGCCGGCATCAGTTGCAACGTGATGGCGGCCGCGTATCACGACCACATCTTCGTGCCGTTCGACGACGGCCCGCGTGCACTCGAGGCGCTCGTCGCACTGCAGCGCGACGCGATGCGCGGCTAG
- a CDS encoding RidA family protein, producing the protein MAKRSVVFPPGRRALYERNRYSPALRSNGFLFVSGQVGSRDDGSPEPELGAQVRRAFDNLNAVLSAAGCTFDDVVDVTVFLVDPEATFERIWEIVPEYWGDAPHPTLTAVGVTWLYGFQFEIKAIARLPESVDG; encoded by the coding sequence ATGGCAAAGCGTAGCGTAGTTTTCCCGCCCGGTCGCCGGGCGCTGTATGAGCGCAACCGCTACTCGCCGGCGCTGCGCTCGAACGGTTTCCTGTTCGTGTCCGGGCAGGTCGGCAGCCGCGACGACGGTTCGCCCGAGCCGGAGCTGGGCGCGCAGGTTCGCCGCGCGTTCGACAACCTGAACGCGGTGCTGAGTGCGGCCGGCTGCACGTTCGACGATGTCGTCGACGTGACGGTGTTCCTCGTCGACCCCGAAGCGACGTTCGAGCGGATCTGGGAGATCGTCCCCGAGTACTGGGGCGACGCGCCGCATCCGACGCTGACCGCCGTCGGCGTGACCTGGCTATACGGCTTCCAGTTCGAGATCAAGGCGATCGCGCGGTTGCCGGAATCCGTCGACGGGTGA